A single Thiohalobacter thiocyanaticus DNA region contains:
- a CDS encoding choice-of-anchor D domain-containing protein: protein MYHTVRHRMAHARLIHSLFILLLCWLLPFNASAQFNPAPGPINDSIQFNASTSATSGPYSLTRSGMSFTVSRPGLADFTFTAPGLLGASTEQAAHAFIGSDGLLIRSSSSTNIENRTTLVFKQLDTADPVQTLVNHQAFLTDQPTVQIRRSSDGLVLFTLTAHADAAINDTFDIALYRGDTGRHLCGMIPFNRDPGDQTTAEVLGSGGNATGLRITRTRQNFPDVTQDCALPQALFEATPQAIDFGEVANNQSPQLQVTLSNPGGPADDAIEVSAIATTTHCTPVGFTPLTLMPGDSTPVSIQLNPQNPPGQVAVINEDMAITRNPAAGPAAINCQAQSRDPVPQLTLNAGGLDFGQVNVGVAATRNLTLSNTGEIDLTFQPVTGPTLAEFSLTPAGPIAALPAGQSTTLTVSFTPSAAQVFNDSITFTTNDPVSPTRTVSLTGRGHIPAPQFVMDPGLNRLDYGAVEQGYRYGKGIRIRNPGDALLSFTVDVSGDARFSFSDQPNQPGVGQQTPRGFTIAPMSERTFRVTFDARAPDGGPYNGTFDITNINDTNIPPTRTVDLEGHVIPGKTLDVALILDRSGSMNEPTADGSKAQTLRRASALFLQLLRENAGDRAAIVSYNTQAGLLEPLTLIDAQTRTDLIDTVTNSPDLNPSGATSIAAGLLEGFGQLTDAGRDVRAALIVSDGKENTPAQTSGGPVDLNTIALPPGVGVHSLALGRQQDVDTARLTDIAIRSGGTSQYTGDLTGLNVFDVEKFFLQVATTLLGQQPVLDPIYTIAPGQTFETPIPLIPADKEVTIALMFKQGVLPYSVIAPDGTVFPTASPPNGFGQSVEELPTARLFRLKLPSDDPQRYQGVWKLQVAHQGFMWVGDGKKRVQEKIGTPIAYAVAVAAGSNLRMFAFVSPQPAYPGDRIGLNASLAEEGVPVSGAAVEAIPTLPNGTPGSPVTLHDDGTHNDGEAGDGEYGGEFTHTLQAGGYSFLFRASGSSARGGQFTREQVLGKTVLTHPDFTGTDPQGRDCCTPTLRLLRIIIVLLVIAVLLMLGRFWWSRQMRVH from the coding sequence ATGTATCACACTGTTCGGCACCGGATGGCGCATGCCCGTCTCATTCACTCATTATTTATATTACTGCTGTGCTGGCTACTGCCCTTCAACGCCTCGGCCCAGTTCAACCCCGCGCCCGGGCCGATCAACGACAGCATCCAGTTCAACGCCTCGACCTCCGCCACGAGCGGCCCCTACAGCCTGACCCGCAGCGGCATGAGCTTCACCGTCAGCCGCCCCGGGCTGGCTGACTTCACCTTTACCGCCCCCGGCCTGCTCGGCGCCTCCACCGAACAGGCCGCGCACGCCTTCATCGGCAGCGACGGTCTGCTGATCCGCAGCAGTTCCTCCACCAACATCGAGAACCGGACCACGCTCGTCTTCAAACAACTGGACACTGCCGATCCGGTGCAGACCCTGGTCAACCATCAGGCCTTCCTGACCGATCAGCCCACTGTGCAGATCCGCCGCAGCAGCGATGGCCTGGTGCTGTTCACCTTGACCGCCCATGCCGACGCGGCCATCAACGACACCTTCGATATCGCCCTGTACCGCGGCGACACCGGCAGGCACCTGTGCGGCATGATCCCGTTCAACCGCGACCCCGGCGATCAGACCACGGCCGAGGTGCTGGGCTCGGGCGGCAACGCCACCGGCCTGCGCATCACCCGCACCCGCCAGAACTTCCCCGACGTGACCCAGGACTGCGCCCTGCCGCAGGCCCTGTTCGAGGCCACGCCGCAGGCGATCGACTTCGGCGAGGTGGCGAACAACCAGTCGCCGCAGCTGCAGGTCACCCTGAGCAACCCGGGCGGCCCTGCCGACGATGCGATCGAGGTCAGCGCCATTGCCACCACGACGCATTGCACGCCTGTCGGCTTTACCCCCCTTACCCTCATGCCCGGCGACTCGACACCGGTCAGCATTCAGCTCAATCCGCAGAACCCGCCGGGGCAGGTCGCCGTCATCAACGAAGACATGGCAATCACGCGCAACCCCGCGGCCGGCCCGGCGGCAATCAACTGTCAGGCGCAGTCGCGCGACCCCGTGCCACAGCTCACACTCAATGCCGGCGGCCTCGATTTCGGCCAGGTCAATGTCGGCGTGGCGGCCACCCGCAACCTGACCCTGAGCAATACGGGCGAGATCGACCTGACCTTCCAGCCGGTGACGGGGCCGACGCTGGCGGAATTCAGTCTGACGCCGGCCGGCCCCATTGCCGCCCTCCCGGCCGGGCAGTCCACCACGCTCACCGTCAGCTTCACACCCAGCGCGGCCCAGGTGTTCAATGACAGCATCACCTTCACCACCAACGATCCGGTCAGCCCGACCCGGACCGTGTCGCTGACCGGACGCGGCCACATCCCGGCGCCGCAGTTCGTCATGGACCCGGGGCTGAACCGGCTCGACTACGGCGCGGTCGAGCAGGGCTATCGCTACGGCAAGGGCATCCGCATCCGCAATCCCGGCGATGCCCTCCTGAGCTTCACGGTCGACGTGTCCGGTGACGCCCGCTTCAGCTTCAGCGACCAGCCCAACCAGCCGGGCGTGGGCCAGCAGACCCCGCGCGGTTTCACCATCGCCCCGATGAGCGAACGCACCTTCCGCGTGACCTTCGACGCCCGGGCCCCGGACGGCGGCCCCTATAACGGCACCTTCGACATCACCAACATCAACGACACCAATATCCCGCCGACCCGCACGGTCGACCTGGAGGGCCACGTCATCCCCGGCAAGACCCTGGATGTGGCATTGATCCTGGATCGCTCCGGCAGCATGAACGAACCCACCGCCGACGGCAGCAAGGCACAGACCCTGCGCCGCGCCAGCGCCCTGTTCCTGCAACTGCTGCGCGAGAACGCCGGCGACCGCGCCGCCATCGTGAGCTACAACACCCAGGCCGGCCTGCTGGAACCCCTGACCCTGATCGACGCCCAGACGCGCACCGATCTGATCGACACGGTCACCAACTCGCCGGATCTCAACCCGTCCGGGGCGACCTCCATCGCCGCCGGGCTACTGGAAGGCTTCGGCCAACTCACTGATGCCGGCCGGGATGTGCGCGCCGCACTCATCGTCAGCGACGGCAAGGAGAACACCCCGGCGCAGACGTCCGGCGGACCGGTGGACCTGAACACCATCGCACTGCCGCCGGGCGTGGGCGTACACTCACTGGCCCTGGGCCGGCAGCAGGACGTGGACACCGCCCGCCTGACCGATATCGCCATCCGCTCCGGCGGCACCAGCCAGTACACCGGCGACCTGACCGGCCTCAACGTGTTCGACGTCGAGAAATTCTTCCTGCAGGTAGCCACCACCCTGCTCGGCCAGCAGCCGGTGCTGGACCCGATCTATACCATCGCCCCGGGACAGACCTTCGAGACCCCTATCCCGCTCATTCCGGCGGACAAGGAGGTCACCATCGCGCTGATGTTCAAGCAGGGCGTGCTGCCCTACAGCGTCATCGCTCCCGATGGCACGGTCTTCCCGACCGCCTCGCCGCCGAACGGCTTCGGCCAGAGCGTGGAGGAGTTGCCGACGGCGCGCCTGTTCAGGCTCAAGCTGCCCAGCGACGACCCTCAGCGCTATCAGGGGGTGTGGAAACTGCAGGTCGCCCATCAGGGCTTCATGTGGGTCGGGGACGGGAAGAAACGCGTCCAGGAGAAGATCGGCACCCCCATCGCCTACGCCGTGGCCGTGGCGGCAGGCAGCAACCTGCGCATGTTCGCCTTCGTCTCCCCGCAGCCGGCCTATCCGGGCGACCGCATCGGACTGAACGCGAGCCTGGCCGAGGAAGGCGTACCGGTGTCCGGCGCCGCAGTTGAAGCCATCCCCACCCTGCCCAACGGCACGCCCGGCAGCCCCGTCACGTTGCATGACGACGGCACGCACAATGACGGGGAGGCCGGTGATGGCGAATACGGCGGGGAGTTCACCCACACCCTGCAGGCCGGCGGCTACAGCTTCCTGTTCCGCGCCTCCGGCAGCAGCGCCCGCGGCGGCCAGTTCACCCGCGAGCAGGTGCTGGGCAAAACGGTACTGACGCACCCGGACTTCACCGGAACGGATCCGCAGGGCAGAGACTGCTGCACACCGACGCTGCGGCTGCTGCGCATCATCATCGTACTGCTGGTGATTGCCGTCCTGCTGATGCTGGGCAGATTCTGGTGGTCGCGACAGATGCGTGTGCACTGA
- a CDS encoding DUF1328 domain-containing protein yields the protein MLSWAVTFLIIAIIAAVLGFGGIAGTATSIAKLLFFLFLVLFVVAVILNLFRRGRP from the coding sequence ATGTTGTCATGGGCTGTAACATTTCTCATCATCGCCATCATTGCCGCGGTTCTGGGATTCGGCGGCATTGCCGGCACGGCAACCAGTATCGCCAAGCTGCTGTTCTTCCTGTTCCTGGTGCTTTTCGTCGTAGCCGTGATCCTGAATCTTTTCCGCCGCGGCCGTCCCTAG
- a CDS encoding DUF2237 family protein produces the protein MAGNRETEKFESVNVMGEPLETCSQAPMTGFYRDGACDTCEQDIGSHTVCVEVTGEFLEYSRFKGNDLSTPVPEFGFPGLQPGDRWCLCAARWLQAYKDGMAPRVFLMRTHRRALETVPYALLKEYAADLN, from the coding sequence ATGGCGGGGAACCGTGAGACAGAGAAATTCGAGTCCGTCAATGTGATGGGCGAGCCGCTGGAGACCTGCAGCCAGGCGCCGATGACCGGCTTCTATCGTGACGGCGCCTGCGACACCTGTGAACAGGATATCGGCTCGCACACTGTCTGTGTGGAGGTGACGGGCGAATTCCTCGAATACTCGCGCTTCAAGGGCAACGATCTGTCCACGCCGGTTCCGGAGTTCGGTTTTCCGGGGTTGCAGCCGGGTGACCGCTGGTGCCTGTGCGCCGCACGCTGGCTGCAGGCATACAAGGACGGCATGGCGCCGCGGGTGTTTCTCATGCGTACTCACCGGCGGGCCCTGGAGACGGTGCCCTATGCCCTGCTGAAGGAATATGCGGCGGATCTGAACTGA